The sequence ACCAACTAGTAGCACACTCAATCACCGTGCGATCGGACGACTCTACCCAAGCTTCTCCATAGTTCCATCCCGTTACTTCACAGAGAGAGTGCAAGGCAACTTCCAAGGCAGTGTTAAAGTCAGGGGCAGCACTAATAGCTTGGGTGATGCCCAGCACGAGCTGTAGTTCTTCATCGGCTTCCTTCAGAACCTTATTGGAATAGACGAATAGCTGAGAGTAGGCTAACAGCAATGTATTCATTGGCAGAAGCCGCCAAGTGTTATCTGGTTGTTCAACGACGATCGGCTCGTAGGTGTAGGGTTCTGGACGACCTAGAGCACGATTCACAGCAGCTTGAATGGTACAGGTAGGCGGCAGCAGCAGAAATGACTGTAAGCCAAGGCTCTGCTCAGCTTGGTTAATAGCATTCAGCATCACCCCTATGGGACGCTTACTATACATCTCGACTCCGTAGGGCCGCCCAAAATATTCAAAGAACTTGGGACGGGCAATCATGCCTAGTAGCTTGGCATGATCATCCGTGATCAGTACACCAGGTAACTTGGGATGATCTCGAAAGGTTTCCATGACCGCCATTCCCAGAGTTGACTCAGGCACCTGAAAATCATAGGTAGGCAAGTCTTCTAGGGTAGACATCAGGGCTACGGTCACTTGATGTTCTAGATCATTTACCTGATTCTGATCACGAATCTTGCGTTCCAGGGCCGCGTTTTGGTCTTGTAGCCGCTGTTGCAGCCGCTTCAGGGTGAGGTGGGTTTGCACTCGCGCTAAAATTTCTGCGGATTGAAATGGCTTAGTGATGTAGTCAACAGCCCCTAGTTCAAAAGCCTTTACTTTGTTAGCAACATCGTCTTGGGCGCTGATGAAAATGATGGGAATGTCACGGGTTTTCTGGTTAGCCTTGAGTTGCTGGCACACTTCATAGCCATTCATTTCTGGCATGAGAATATCGAGCAAAACTAAATCAGGCAAGTCCATATGGGCGCTGGCAAGAGCAATGGTCCCTTTTGTGGCAATTCGGATTTCATGGCCATTGGCTGCCAGTAGCCGCTTCAGCACTCGCAAGTTATCGGGGTTGTCATCCACGATTAGGATTTTAGACTTGGGGATTTCATCAACAGTACCCGTCATAGTGTCGAGGCAACTTGCAGGAGGCTATGAGACTATGGCTATGAGACTATGTAGTTATGCTTCAGTCTAACGATAGTTGCGATCGTAAATCAGCACTACAACTCATTCAAACAGACGCACACTCGATCCGTAATACTACGTGTAATTTAGAAAAGATGGACTTAGGTGACAACAGTTTGGTCAGGCCAACATAAGCAGATTTCTTGCCGCTAGTTCAGTCAGTTAATGACGTTGGTCATCGGCAAGCAACCCTAGAGCGAGGCCCCCTTTCACGCTAGCTTAGGGTCATGCTGCACTCGCGAATCCCACAGTCCTGCCTTCAGCATAATGGGACGACAGCGCTAAAATCACAGAATGCAGTCAAGTTTTATTAGAACTTTAATCCAGTACTGCCAGGTTTATCAGAACTTTACAGATTGTGCATAGCCTTTGTCTCTCAATTTAGTCTCCACTCATTTTTTAGCAAATCATTTCCCTTGACATAGGTTGCCCTGAGCAATCCCCTAGCTAACCCCTTTCATCTGATTGATTGGGCAGACAGCCATTAGGACATTATGATGGCAACCATAGTTGCGATCGTCAGGGCTAGGAAATAAAGCAACGCTGTACAGTGCAGGTGTAGCAACAGATCTGCTCCGTAAAAAACAAACCAATAGTCGGCTCTTACAATCTACATCACCTCCTTGCAGAATCGGTATTATTGATTGACCAATGACCCATGACCAATAACAATTGATTCATGACCAACGGAGGATGTGCGCCATGGCTGGGCGGTTGCTGTTAGTGGATGATGAACCTAGGCTGCGGGAAGCTGTAGAAGCCTATCTTAGTGATAGTGGCTTTGATGTAGATGTGGCTAGCAATGCCACAGAAGGTTGGGCAATGATGCAACAGCGCCTCTATGATTTGGTGATTACGGATATCATGATGCCCCAAGTGGATGGTTACCAGTTTTTGCGGCAACTGCGGGAGGATCCCAGGTTCAAGTCGCTGCCTGTGGTGTTTCTAACGGCGCGGGGCATGACAGCTGATCGCATCCAAGGTTACAAGGCTGGTTGTGATGCCTACCTATCCAAACCCTTTGACCCCGATGAGTTGGTGGCGATCGTCGAAAATCTGTTGGAAAAGAACACCCCCACGATTCCTGAAATCACTGGTGACGGGGAAAACTTAGACATTGCTGACATGGCGCGGCAAATTGCTGAAATTCGAGAGCTACTGATTCGGCAGGGAGCATTAACTCCAACGGGCATTGCTAAGACACCTGCTCCCATCAACATCGACTTGACACCCCGTGAGCGCAGTGTCTTGGAATTGGTAGCCCAGGGTTTGATGAACAAAGAAATTGCCCGTCGCCTAGAGACCAGCGTTCGTAATGTGGAAAAGTATGTGAGTCGGTTATTTAGCAAAACAGGCACCAACAGCCGCACAGAACTAGTGCGCTATGCGCTAGAGCATGGCTTGACTCAGTAACTACATTCCCCACCATAGGAGCACTCCTAGCAAGAGACTTACTAAACCCAGTGCCACCCACGTGAAGCGATTATCACGGGTATTCACTTGGCTCAAGTCTACTGCGTCTAGTTCGTAGCTCTTGCGATCGACCACTTTACGGCTAGGCTTGGCCGTGGCATAGGCAGCACTAGTCTTCTCGACATCTAAAGCAGTCAGGTCAGGAATTTGGGTTAACCACTCTGGACGAGTGACCAGCCTAGGGGCTTCGAGGATGGCCAGCAGGCGACGACTCTGTTTGCGAGTTTCAATGTCTGGATGTTGACCCAAGCGGCGGCAGAGAGCAATAGCTTCACTCGATTGACCTGCCGCTTCATAGGCTGTCACCAGCCAAATTTGCATCTCGCCCCCAAAGCGCAATTGCCGATTCACCAGGGCACAGGCTTTTTCTAATTGCTGTACCGCTTCACGATATTGACCTGATTCAAAGGCGATTTTGCCTGCTTGGTAATGACCATTGGCAAGTTGCATAGCTTCGGAGGACATAGACATTAGCAATATTTGGAACTACAGACAACTAAGGTACTAGGCTAGGTAGCTAGGGAACGGCCTCGCCAAGTCCAGCCCCAACCTGTTTCGGTTTTAATGACGGAGGCGATCGCCATGGCCATCACAATCCCTCCCCCTAGCCAACTTAACCACCAATAGTACAACGGTTGGTGAAATAAGTGGGCACAGTAGCAACGCAGCCCATATTGGGCCGCAAGGGTCAGCACCAGCAACCCAACAGCAGTGAACAGCAGCAACGGGTGAGACACACGGGATGGATGCCAAGCGAGAACTGGAATGCTCGTGAGGGCTAACCAAGGGAAGACATAGAGCAATGCCATGGCTACGGCAATAAGGAACATCGCAGCAATACTCCGCTGGGCACCTAGGTAGAGGTTTTTTGTCCAACCTTCCCAAAGGGCAGCAAAGGAGCGATACATGCGCACTTGCACCAGTCCCAAAGCTAAGACATAGCGCAAGCGGTATCCTTGGCGTTTAATTCGGCGTGCTAGTTCCACATCTTCTACAACCTCGGCAGCAACGGCACGATGACCACCGATCGCTGCATAGGCTTGTCGTCGAAACAACATAAACGGCCCAGCGGCAAAGGCTGTAGGATCACTGGGGTCGTTGACGGCATCAAACCGGAACCCAACCGCCAGCAGCCCCATCATCAGCGGCTGAACCAGCCATTCAGCAAAACAGCCACAAATAATTTCTGGAGCGCAACTGAGCAGATCGATCTGATAGGATTGGCTTTCAGCAAGGGCAGCCGCGATCGCCCCTGGTGCTAACCGCACATCAGCATCCATGAACAGCACATAATCTCCGGTTGCTTGGTTTGCGGCTTGGGCACAAGCCCAATTCTTGCCACGCCAAAGTTCTTGGGTAGGTCGAGGCGGCACGGTCAACACATGCAACCGGGTATCAGTCGCCGCTAGTGCTTGGGCAATGATAGCGGTTTGGTCAGTCGATTCATCATCTGCAATCCAAACCGATAGCTCTACAGTTGGTGGCAGGTCACTAGCTAGCACAGACTGTACACAGTTTTGTAGGTTCAGTTCTTCATTGTAAGCAGGGATAATGACCGTAAGGGTACAGGGAGTTAGAGCGATCGTAGCTGGCTCCAGGTGAGGAGCAGCCGCCATTGATTGCCGCAGACGATAGCCAAACCAGGCGATCGCTGCCAATGAGGCCAACAGCCCTACAATCGCTATCTCCATAATCACAGTGCCCATACCTTCTATCCCCTAGCCGTACCCATACCACGCATTGTGCTGTTTGCCCCATCCTGTTTGTCCATCAGTAATATCCCCAGTATCCCACGTTCCTTGGTTCGATGATTCCAGCCACCGTGACCAAGGTCAATTGGCATGAGCACAAGGGGAAGGGGAAACAGTTGCATGGTGCAACTGGGCCAGAAACTGCTCAGTGACAGCTTTAGGGTCGGGTGCCTGCATGATGGCTCGCACGACGGCGACACGGGTAGCCCCGGCTGCCATTACATCCTTGAGATTGGTGAGATCCACACTGCCGATCGCATACCAAGGTATTGACACCTGCTCAGCAGCATACCGCACATAGCTGAGTCCGGCGGCAGCTTTTCCGGCCTTGGTAGGGGTTTCGTAAACAGGGCCTACGCCTACATAGTCCACATTGCTGGCAAGTGCCCGCTGGAGTTCGTCAGGGTTTGTAGTAGACATACCAATAATGCGATCGACTCCCAATAATTGCC comes from Cyanobacteriota bacterium and encodes:
- a CDS encoding glycosyltransferase encodes the protein MGTVIMEIAIVGLLASLAAIAWFGYRLRQSMAAAPHLEPATIALTPCTLTVIIPAYNEELNLQNCVQSVLASDLPPTVELSVWIADDESTDQTAIIAQALAATDTRLHVLTVPPRPTQELWRGKNWACAQAANQATGDYVLFMDADVRLAPGAIAAALAESQSYQIDLLSCAPEIICGCFAEWLVQPLMMGLLAVGFRFDAVNDPSDPTAFAAGPFMLFRRQAYAAIGGHRAVAAEVVEDVELARRIKRQGYRLRYVLALGLVQVRMYRSFAALWEGWTKNLYLGAQRSIAAMFLIAVAMALLYVFPWLALTSIPVLAWHPSRVSHPLLLFTAVGLLVLTLAAQYGLRCYCAHLFHQPLYYWWLSWLGGGIVMAMAIASVIKTETGWGWTWRGRSLAT
- a CDS encoding response regulator transcription factor — its product is MAGRLLLVDDEPRLREAVEAYLSDSGFDVDVASNATEGWAMMQQRLYDLVITDIMMPQVDGYQFLRQLREDPRFKSLPVVFLTARGMTADRIQGYKAGCDAYLSKPFDPDELVAIVENLLEKNTPTIPEITGDGENLDIADMARQIAEIRELLIRQGALTPTGIAKTPAPINIDLTPRERSVLELVAQGLMNKEIARRLETSVRNVEKYVSRLFSKTGTNSRTELVRYALEHGLTQ